The following DNA comes from Balneolaceae bacterium.
ATATCCGCCGCAACTGTAACATTTATGTGCTGCCTCCGATAAGGTAGCAGGGGCAACGTCAAGAATTTCTGCTAATTCGGCACCCGTTACCGTGGGTTTGCTTTTTTTATCTTTGATATCAAGGGTTTCTGTACTCATGATTTATTCCTCGTTGTTGAATAGAAAGGCTAATAAGGCAAGAATGCCGCCCGTAAAAAGGGCTGTTCTTAGCTTTTCTATGAATTGTTGTTTTTGTTTTTCTGAGATTTCGTCCAGTCGTCGGTTTAGCTGAATCATTGC
Coding sequences within:
- a CDS encoding helix-turn-helix domain-containing protein, producing the protein MLSEDIRELRERLGWSLAEFGRHFGVTPQAVLKWERGNARPNDFALAAMIQLNRRLDEISEKQKQQFIEKLRTALFTGGILALLAFLFNNEE